Proteins encoded by one window of Aphis gossypii isolate Hap1 chromosome X, ASM2018417v2, whole genome shotgun sequence:
- the LOC114127798 gene encoding cullin-3-like isoform X1: MEPTPDRQVEDIAIRHANFNPNEVSFVFNKYSDEDKEKIYKSLLEDFKRLFFQTEPPINKSILYQKAHLVSCLGYNYCIILDNDFKNFVIWYLKKLKRPQLINLPSDIFLKSLATSWEIFIEAITITYNVTEYMKSFHPGFNKIEHFDIFAVLLFRNIIFQDGSVHKCFQARLSELKQVTIRDNKQVTADRLLIESISKMCYALKMDDCYKLRVKPLFLKLTTEYFQLLRENYLLIYHDYNYFINANAKIVEEMDRIESKLDTDSINEIRDIITTELVLKNINAIMESCSVDYMLKNDQYENLKHLYNILCSVDGGLKVMFDSMRPYFCEFGTSIVLTNEGLPNDLTCIQGLLNLKGKFDYLMNNVFNKNKLFYDIVGNEFSVFLKLNSLIPTYLCQFIDEKLRKGKYMFFKNHTPADLFKVAFLAKRLQDKSLFEDLYESSLAMRLLDNVNVNVRMENTVIRIFKRVYADPCDNSLFVSRIQRMCKDKFLSSNFIKRKYYEHGLVDKVIWGIMRPFVLNVDVLSAVYCRVVSPQPMCKVPSFAMNAFKHFNELYSRYETKKNLTLLPQYGTAELEVTCYSQLGAIKRSYDEENSKTKIERGERKIKVVVSTYEMFVLDLFNSNDFLTGETILKETMIPEDSLLVSLGKLVNGHKLLIKRPICTEIKLSDTFYVREDL, translated from the exons ATGGAACCAACCCCAGACAGACAAGTGGAAGATATTGCAATACGTCATGCAAATTTCAATCCAAATGaa gtatcatttgtgtttaataaatactctGATGaggataaagaaaaaatatacaagtcaTTATTGGAAGACTTCAAACGGCTTTTCTTTCAAACAGAACcaccaataaataaatcaattttatatcaaaaagcACACTTAGTATCATGTTTAGGATATAATTATTGCATAATCCTTGACAAtgactttaaaaattttgtcatatggtatttaaaaaaatta AAAAGGCCACAGCTTATAAATCTACCgagtgatatatttttaaaatcgttgGCTACTAGTTGGGAAATTTTTATAGAAGCTATAACCATAACATATAATGTCACGGAATATATGAAAAGTTTCCATCCTGGATTTAACAAAATAGAGCATTTTGACATATTTGCAGTACTCTTATTTCGTAATATA atttttcagGATGGTAGTGTACATAAATGTTTCCAAGCAAGATTGTCAGAATTGAAACAAGTTACTATAAGAGATAATAAACAAGTAACTGCTGATCGCCTTTTAATCGAGAGTATTTCTAAAATGTGTTATGCGTTAAAAATGGATGACTGTTATAAATTGCGTGTAAAacctttgtttttaaaattaacaacagaatattttcaa TTATTAAGGGAGaactatttattgatataccatgattataattattttataaatgccaATGCTAAAATAGTTGAAGAAATGGATAGAATAGAATCGAAATTGGATACAGACAGTATTAATGAAATAcgtgatattattacaacagAACTCgtcctaaaaaatataaatgctatT ATGGAAAGTTGTAGTGTTGATTATATGTTGAAGAACGAccaatatgaaaatttaaaacatttgtacaatattttgtgttcTGTGGACGGTGGTCTAAAAGTGATGTTTGATAGTATGCGTCCATACTTTTGTGAATTTGGAACATCAATTGTTCTAACAAATGAAGGCCTTCCTAATGATTTAACTTGTATAcag ggtttattgaatttgaaaggtaaatttgattatttgatgaataatgtattcaacaaaaacaaattattttatgacattGTTGGTAATGAATTTAgtgttttcttaaaattgaattcattaatacctacatatctaTGTCAGTTCATTGACGAAAAACTAAGAAAAGGAAAATacatg ttttttaaaaatcacacCCCAGCTGATTTGTTCAAAGTCGCGTTCTTAGCTAAACGTCTTCAAGATAAAAGCTTATTTGAAGATCTCTATGAAAGTAGTTTAGCCATGAGATTGCTTGATAATGTGAATGTTAATGTGAGAATGGAAAATAcagtaataagaatatttaaa AGAGTTTATGCCGATCCCTgtgataattcattatttgtatCAAGAATTCAGAGAATGTGCAAGGATAAGTTTTTATCATCTAATTTTATCaagagaaaatattatgagcaTGGTTTAGTTGACAAGGTTATTTGG ggTATTATGCGGCCTTTTGTTCTTAATGTAGATGTATTAAGTGCAGTATATTGTCGAGTAGTATCTCCACAGCCAATGTGCAAAGTACCATCATTTGCTATGAAtgcttttaaacattttaacga ATTATACTCAAGATATGAGACCAAAAAGAATTTAACGTTACTACCTCAGTATGGTACAGCTGAATTGGAAGTGACTTGTTATAGCCAGCTTGGGGCCATAAAACGATCATATGATGaggaaaattcaaaaaccaaaattgaACGTGGTGAACGAAAGATCAAAGTTGTAGTGTCAACTTACGAGATGTTTGTGCTTGATTTATTCaattcaaatgattttttaacaggcgaa aCAATTCTGAAGGAAACAATGATTCCAGAAGATAGTTTATTAGTTTCGTTGGGTAAATTGGTGAATGGTcacaaattacttataaaacgtCCCATTTGCacggaaattaaattaagtgatACGTTTTATGTTAGAGAAGacttataa
- the LOC114127798 gene encoding cullin-3-like isoform X2: MEPTPDRQVEDIAIRHANFNPNEVSFVFNKYSDEDKEKIYKSLLEDFKRLFFQTEPPINKSILYQKAHLVSCLGYNYCIILDNDFKNFVIWYLKKLKRPQLINLPSDIFLKSLATSWEIFIEAITITYNVTEYMKSFHPGFNKIEHFDIFAVLLFRNIIFQDGSVHKCFQARLSELKQVTIRDNKQVTADRLLIESISKMCYALKMDDCYKLRVKPLFLKLTTEYFQLLRENYLLIYHDYNYFINANAKIVEEMDRIESKLDTDSINEIRDIITTELVLKNINAIMESCSVDYMLKNDQYENLKHLYNILCSVDGGLKVMFDSMRPYFCEFGTSIVLTNEGLPNDLTCIQGLLNLKGKFDYLMNNVFNKNKLFYDIVGNEFSVFLKLNSLIPTYLCQFIDEKLRKGKYMFFKNHTPADLFKVAFLAKRLQDKSLFEDLYESSLAMRLLDNVNVNVRMENTVIRIFKRVYADPCDNSLFVSRIQRMCKDKFLSSNFIKRKYYEHGLVDKVIWEHNMGTYAHTSNVWMTSSVVREYSEYVYYKPGTVIVCVRIIYSNFGQ; this comes from the exons ATGGAACCAACCCCAGACAGACAAGTGGAAGATATTGCAATACGTCATGCAAATTTCAATCCAAATGaa gtatcatttgtgtttaataaatactctGATGaggataaagaaaaaatatacaagtcaTTATTGGAAGACTTCAAACGGCTTTTCTTTCAAACAGAACcaccaataaataaatcaattttatatcaaaaagcACACTTAGTATCATGTTTAGGATATAATTATTGCATAATCCTTGACAAtgactttaaaaattttgtcatatggtatttaaaaaaatta AAAAGGCCACAGCTTATAAATCTACCgagtgatatatttttaaaatcgttgGCTACTAGTTGGGAAATTTTTATAGAAGCTATAACCATAACATATAATGTCACGGAATATATGAAAAGTTTCCATCCTGGATTTAACAAAATAGAGCATTTTGACATATTTGCAGTACTCTTATTTCGTAATATA atttttcagGATGGTAGTGTACATAAATGTTTCCAAGCAAGATTGTCAGAATTGAAACAAGTTACTATAAGAGATAATAAACAAGTAACTGCTGATCGCCTTTTAATCGAGAGTATTTCTAAAATGTGTTATGCGTTAAAAATGGATGACTGTTATAAATTGCGTGTAAAacctttgtttttaaaattaacaacagaatattttcaa TTATTAAGGGAGaactatttattgatataccatgattataattattttataaatgccaATGCTAAAATAGTTGAAGAAATGGATAGAATAGAATCGAAATTGGATACAGACAGTATTAATGAAATAcgtgatattattacaacagAACTCgtcctaaaaaatataaatgctatT ATGGAAAGTTGTAGTGTTGATTATATGTTGAAGAACGAccaatatgaaaatttaaaacatttgtacaatattttgtgttcTGTGGACGGTGGTCTAAAAGTGATGTTTGATAGTATGCGTCCATACTTTTGTGAATTTGGAACATCAATTGTTCTAACAAATGAAGGCCTTCCTAATGATTTAACTTGTATAcag ggtttattgaatttgaaaggtaaatttgattatttgatgaataatgtattcaacaaaaacaaattattttatgacattGTTGGTAATGAATTTAgtgttttcttaaaattgaattcattaatacctacatatctaTGTCAGTTCATTGACGAAAAACTAAGAAAAGGAAAATacatg ttttttaaaaatcacacCCCAGCTGATTTGTTCAAAGTCGCGTTCTTAGCTAAACGTCTTCAAGATAAAAGCTTATTTGAAGATCTCTATGAAAGTAGTTTAGCCATGAGATTGCTTGATAATGTGAATGTTAATGTGAGAATGGAAAATAcagtaataagaatatttaaa AGAGTTTATGCCGATCCCTgtgataattcattatttgtatCAAGAATTCAGAGAATGTGCAAGGATAAGTTTTTATCATCTAATTTTATCaagagaaaatattatgagcaTGGTTTAGTTGACAAGGTTATTTGG GAGCATAATATGGGTACGTATGCACACACGAGCAATGTTTGGATGACCAGCAGCGTCGTCAGAGAATATTCtgaatacgtatattataagccAGGCACTGTAATCGTGTGCGTGCGGatcatatattcaaattttggaCAATAG